The genomic DNA TGGGGGGATGAGGCCCCCCCTTGCCCCCCCCGCGGTCCGCAGCGGGTCGTCCGGATGGTGCGGGTGGTGAGGGGGTGCGCTTTCTTTCGATGCGGCGGACCGCTTACGGACACGTCAACGGATAAAACCTCTGGGCTCCGCCCCGAACCCCGCCGGGGGGGATAATCCCCCCCGGACCCCCGTATTCACTTATTCTTTCATTCTTCCGCTCGTAATCTTCCTCCTTGAGGAGGGGTAATCCCCCCAGGCACCCCGTATTTGCCGAAAATCCGCTTTCCCTCGTCCCCCCCGCCCGCTATTGTATGACCATCCGGTAATGATCTTCGGCAGGGGGAGGTGGCTGCATGAACGGTTCCTACGACATCCGGGCCCAACGCAGCGTGGCCCTGGTTTCCCACGGCGGCGGCGGTAAAACCATGTTGGCCGAAAGCATGCTCTTCAACGGCAAGGCCATCGACAAGCGCGGCGTGGTCGAAAAAGGCACCACCACCCTGAGTACCGAACCCGAAGAGGCGCAACGCGGCTTGACCATCACCCCCCACCTGGCCCAATTCCACTGGCGGGAGGTGGATATCCACCTGATCGATACCCCCGGCTTCATCGACTACCTGGAGATGACCCGTGGGGCCCTGCAGGTGGTTGGCGGGGCCGTCATGCTCTTTTCCGGCGTCTCCGGCGTCAAACCCGAAACCGAACGCCTCTGGGAGATGGTCCGGGAAGCCCTGGTGGCCCCCCTCGGCTTCATCAACGAAATGGATAAACCCCGCGCCGATTTCATTCGCGTGCTGGGCGAAATCGAACAAAGCCTCGGCGTCACCGCCCTGCCCCTGACCATGCCCATCGGCGCGGGGGAGAGCTTCCAGGGCATCGTCGACCTGATCCCCATGACCGCCTGGAGCGCCAAAGACGGGGTTTTCGTGCAGATTCCCCTGCCGGAGTCGGCTCGCGAAGACGCCCTGTACTACCGGTCGCAACTGGTGGAACGCATCGTCGAGGGGGACGACGCCCTGCTGACCAATTACCTGGACAACGGCGTCACCCCCGACGAAGCCACCCTGCACCAGGGCCTGCGGGAGGCGGTGCTGACCCGACGTCTGCTGCCGGTCTTCTGCGGCTCCGCTCAGGCCAACATCGGGGTGCGCGCCCTGCTGAACGGCATCGCCTACTACCTGCCAAGCCCTCCCGACAAGGCCGTCATCAAACCCCTGACCGGTCGCAACCCGGAAAGCGGCGTCGAAGTGAGCCGTCAGGCCGCCGTCGAGGAGCCCTTTTCCGCCGTGGTCTTCAAAACGGTGGTCGATCCCTTTTCCGGCAAACTCTCCCTGATCCGTCTCTTTTCCGGGGAGTTGCTCCCCGAACGGGAGTTTCTCAACAGCACCCGGGGCGTGAAGGAGCGGTCTCCCCACCTCTACCGCGTGGTGGGCAAAAAGCTGGAGGAGGTCGGCGTGCTGCGCGCCGGGGAGATGGGGGCGCTGGCCAA from Magnetococcales bacterium includes the following:
- a CDS encoding elongation factor G, with the protein product MNGSYDIRAQRSVALVSHGGGGKTMLAESMLFNGKAIDKRGVVEKGTTTLSTEPEEAQRGLTITPHLAQFHWREVDIHLIDTPGFIDYLEMTRGALQVVGGAVMLFSGVSGVKPETERLWEMVREALVAPLGFINEMDKPRADFIRVLGEIEQSLGVTALPLTMPIGAGESFQGIVDLIPMTAWSAKDGVFVQIPLPESAREDALYYRSQLVERIVEGDDALLTNYLDNGVTPDEATLHQGLREAVLTRRLLPVFCGSAQANIGVRALLNGIAYYLPSPPDKAVIKPLTGRNPESGVEVSRQAAVEEPFSAVVFKTVVDPFSGKLSLIRLFSGELLPEREFLNSTRGVKERSPHLYRVVGKKLEEVGVLRAGEMGALAKLPETRSGDTLCAPQAPIVYDRVRYQEPTLTYAVEVEAKTEEKVSNGLARLVEEDPTLQMHRDGETHEILLSGMGQTQLMVVLERLKRKYGAVATLKTPRVPYRETLRRKVRVQGRIKKQSGGRGQFADCWVEMEPLGRGEGFVFEDRIVGGAIPRQFIPSVEKGIRESLAHGVVGGYPVVDVRVALVDGGYHSVDSSDYAFKSAGAAAFKQGMEQGEAVLLEPIMAMEVVVPDDVLGDCIGDLNSRRGRITGVVPKGHHQTIKAEAPMAEVLDYGNVLNGLTSGRGLYTMQVATYQEVPSHIARKVLEK